In Marinomonas posidonica IVIA-Po-181, a single window of DNA contains:
- a CDS encoding diacylglycerol kinase family protein, with amino-acid sequence MFKPNYFLWVTATFILLAIFTSHLYFKLAWAWFALSFFSVSLAYLLNKPTIFRKRSDGTMPFYIRWVFMPFLWSTQLYNSWARSNDPVPALQKIDDGVYLARRLFPSDIHDIKNEKIRAVLDVTAEFSSLNWMSLQANIDYLNIPILDHSVPTDTQIQRALNWIHTHKKNGRSVVVHCALGRGRSVFMVAAYLLSQYPDAKPKEIMNKIRDIRPTVRLNNKQFEQLNQAFENKRLVVHNSAWIIANPVAGKRQWEEEHDTILKLLSGYYNLTVKTTTLEVNGTELAKQALKNSPDLVIACGGDGTVTEVATALVGTKVKLGIIPFGTTNALSHALCGSLSKIPSTKTICLNIIDGCEQRIDTATCNDELMLLLAGVGFEQQMIEKADREKNNNSGQIAYLQDLWEAISQNDVHTFKVTLNDSDTFEIDTPSLTIANASPVTALLAQGKGGPDIKDGELDLTWLDPERMQILNLAELAMLGLGDNRQKQGKSQQSSSGVFHKTALKVAVDIRQIGHYVVDGEAREADTLEVVVRPKSLSVVVPESALKADSE; translated from the coding sequence TTGTTTAAACCAAATTATTTTTTATGGGTCACTGCCACTTTTATTTTATTGGCTATTTTCACTAGCCACCTGTATTTCAAGCTGGCTTGGGCTTGGTTCGCCTTATCTTTTTTTTCCGTCAGCTTAGCCTATTTATTGAACAAACCGACCATCTTTCGTAAACGCTCTGACGGCACTATGCCCTTTTATATCCGCTGGGTTTTTATGCCGTTTCTATGGAGCACTCAGCTCTATAACAGTTGGGCACGCAGCAATGACCCTGTGCCAGCTCTGCAAAAAATAGACGACGGGGTTTATCTGGCAAGACGGCTCTTTCCCTCCGATATTCACGACATAAAAAATGAAAAAATCCGTGCTGTATTGGATGTAACAGCGGAATTCAGTTCGTTAAATTGGATGTCTTTACAAGCCAATATCGATTACTTAAACATTCCCATTTTGGATCATTCGGTACCAACAGACACACAAATTCAACGGGCTTTAAACTGGATACACACTCATAAAAAGAACGGTCGGTCGGTCGTCGTACATTGCGCTCTTGGTCGCGGTCGCTCAGTTTTCATGGTGGCGGCCTATCTATTAAGCCAATATCCAGATGCCAAACCAAAAGAAATCATGAACAAAATCCGTGACATTCGCCCCACCGTTCGGCTCAATAACAAACAGTTTGAACAACTGAATCAAGCGTTTGAAAATAAGCGCCTAGTGGTACACAACAGTGCTTGGATTATTGCCAATCCGGTCGCTGGCAAACGTCAGTGGGAAGAAGAACACGACACCATACTGAAGCTCTTGTCAGGCTATTACAACCTGACGGTTAAAACCACCACACTTGAGGTCAATGGTACTGAGCTGGCCAAGCAGGCACTCAAAAACTCGCCAGATTTAGTCATTGCTTGTGGTGGCGATGGCACAGTAACGGAAGTTGCAACCGCCTTAGTTGGTACAAAAGTGAAACTTGGCATTATTCCATTCGGCACGACCAATGCGCTCAGTCATGCTTTATGTGGAAGCCTGTCAAAAATCCCATCAACCAAAACCATTTGCTTAAACATCATTGATGGCTGTGAACAACGCATTGATACGGCGACCTGTAACGACGAATTGATGCTGCTGTTGGCTGGTGTCGGCTTTGAACAACAAATGATTGAAAAAGCCGACCGTGAGAAAAACAACAACAGTGGACAAATCGCGTATTTACAGGATTTATGGGAAGCCATCAGCCAGAATGATGTCCATACCTTCAAGGTCACGCTCAATGACAGTGACACCTTTGAAATTGATACTCCCAGTTTGACCATTGCCAATGCGTCGCCAGTCACCGCTCTGTTAGCGCAAGGAAAAGGGGGGCCGGACATTAAAGATGGTGAACTCGATTTAACCTGGTTAGACCCAGAACGCATGCAAATCCTCAACCTTGCCGAGCTCGCTATGTTAGGCCTTGGAGATAACCGTCAAAAGCAAGGTAAAAGCCAGCAATCGTCTTCTGGCGTGTTCCATAAAACGGCCCTGAAAGTGGCTGTCGACATCCGTCAGATTGGACATTATGTGGTGGATGGGGAAGCACGTGAAGCGGACACTTTAGAAGTGGTTGTTAGACCAAAATCCTTGAGTGTCGTGGTACCGGAATCTGCATTAAAGGCGGACTCAGAGTAA
- the mtgA gene encoding monofunctional biosynthetic peptidoglycan transglycosylase, with translation MPKTKSQSKTKHSVLGRLCRSLLSKFWALFWRGLLLLILVTVLFRFVPLPTTAFMLQSDYPVKQEWISIDKLPNHVALAMVASEDQRFPKHYGVDFAAIRNALKQYFNGNGLRGASTITQQTAKNIFLWPGQSFLRKSLEAGLALGLEALWGKKRILEVYLNVAEFGKGIYGVEAASQHYFGRSAERLTKDQAARLAVLLPSPRTRDPVNLTRYLRKRSVWVELQMRQLGSHYLAAILKN, from the coding sequence ATGCCAAAAACAAAGTCTCAGTCTAAAACTAAGCACAGTGTATTGGGTCGCTTATGTCGTTCTTTGTTGAGCAAATTCTGGGCGCTTTTCTGGCGGGGATTGTTACTGCTTATCTTGGTCACAGTTTTATTCCGATTCGTTCCTTTGCCGACAACGGCATTTATGCTGCAAAGTGATTACCCTGTAAAGCAGGAATGGATTAGTATTGATAAGTTGCCTAATCATGTGGCGTTGGCGATGGTGGCTTCTGAAGATCAACGATTCCCCAAGCATTATGGTGTGGATTTCGCGGCCATTCGTAACGCGCTGAAGCAATATTTTAATGGCAACGGATTACGAGGCGCCAGCACCATTACCCAACAAACCGCTAAGAATATTTTTCTCTGGCCTGGGCAAAGTTTTCTGCGCAAAAGTCTGGAAGCTGGATTGGCGCTCGGTTTGGAAGCGCTTTGGGGCAAGAAACGCATTCTTGAAGTCTATTTGAATGTGGCCGAGTTTGGTAAAGGCATTTATGGTGTGGAAGCCGCCAGTCAGCACTATTTTGGCCGTTCCGCCGAACGTTTAACCAAGGATCAAGCGGCCCGTTTGGCTGTGTTATTACCCAGCCCTCGAACGCGTGACCCTGTTAACCTTACTCGCTACCTACGCAAACGTTCGGTCTGGGTTGAACTGCAAATGCGCCAATTAGGCAGCCATTACTTAGCCGCTATTCTGAAAAACTAA
- a CDS encoding DNA polymerase: MDFSGYLNQLIGFKAVFLAPATRHGNCIFKIGLHNWLESTDLDVCMIMQVHDELIFEVAEKDLDAAQAKIVDIMQNSSKIDVPLLVEAGVGDNWDEAH, from the coding sequence TTGGATTTTTCTGGATATTTAAACCAGCTGATAGGTTTTAAGGCCGTTTTCCTTGCTCCGGCCACACGACACGGTAACTGTATATTTAAAATAGGCTTGCACAACTGGTTAGAAAGCACCGACCTTGATGTATGCATGATCATGCAAGTGCACGATGAATTGATCTTTGAAGTGGCTGAAAAAGACCTCGACGCCGCCCAAGCCAAAATCGTCGACATCATGCAGAACAGCAGCAAAATCGACGTGCCTTTGCTGGTAGAAGCAGGCGTTGGGGATAACTGGGACGAGGCGCATTAA
- a CDS encoding DNA cytosine methyltransferase — MKKNFFEFFAGVGLIREGLSSDNWICSLSSDVSTDKKDTYVKNYGEKDFLLEDIWNISKDISALEGSAFLYTASFPCTDLSISGNRAGLAGIHSGTIKAFFEIIKIKKSKNEEPKVILLENVNGFLNSHNGKDIKHTIEAFSELDYYIDILEIDANFFTAQSRKRIFIIAVEKSLAEKEMKIKNENEEANWWTEFDSNKKIRTAQIKKVILNCPDLKWGIFKINFNNEIHNDLEKYIQKNLPMTSKKWWNQTRKEYLYSQMTRTHKDRLDSLVNAKNLSYSTVFRRMRNGKSTAEIKTDGIAGCLRTPRGGSSKQILIRSGNGSWDVRYLTSREYARLQGLRDSYKLPDIENKALFAMGDAVCVPVISFISKKILTPLYEQWISDNEQSPL; from the coding sequence ATGAAAAAAAATTTTTTTGAATTCTTCGCTGGCGTAGGATTAATAAGAGAAGGATTAAGTTCCGATAATTGGATATGTAGTCTTTCTAGTGATGTTTCAACGGATAAAAAAGATACATATGTAAAAAACTATGGGGAAAAGGATTTTTTATTAGAAGATATTTGGAATATATCCAAAGATATTTCTGCTTTAGAAGGAAGTGCTTTTTTATATACAGCCTCTTTCCCTTGTACAGATTTGTCAATTTCAGGAAATAGAGCCGGCTTAGCAGGAATACATTCTGGAACCATAAAGGCATTTTTTGAAATCATAAAAATCAAAAAATCAAAGAATGAAGAACCAAAAGTAATTTTACTTGAAAATGTGAATGGCTTCTTAAACTCTCATAATGGAAAGGACATAAAACATACTATCGAAGCTTTTTCTGAACTTGACTATTACATTGATATTTTAGAAATTGATGCCAACTTTTTCACAGCACAAAGTCGAAAAAGGATATTTATAATTGCTGTTGAAAAATCATTAGCCGAAAAAGAAATGAAAATAAAAAATGAGAACGAAGAAGCTAATTGGTGGACAGAATTCGATAGTAATAAAAAAATAAGAACAGCACAAATAAAAAAAGTAATTTTAAATTGCCCTGATCTAAAATGGGGAATTTTTAAAATCAACTTCAATAATGAAATACATAATGATCTTGAAAAATACATACAAAAAAACTTACCAATGACTTCAAAAAAATGGTGGAATCAGACTAGAAAAGAATATCTTTATTCCCAAATGACAAGGACACACAAGGATAGGCTTGATTCACTGGTAAATGCTAAGAATTTATCTTATTCAACAGTTTTTAGACGAATGAGAAATGGTAAATCAACTGCTGAAATCAAAACAGATGGAATTGCTGGTTGCTTAAGAACACCAAGAGGAGGTTCGAGTAAACAGATTTTAATAAGATCAGGAAATGGTAGCTGGGACGTTCGTTATTTAACATCAAGAGAATATGCTAGATTACAAGGTTTAAGAGATAGTTATAAATTACCTGACATTGAAAACAAAGCATTATTTGCAATGGGGGATGCCGTATGCGTCCCTGTAATTTCTTTCATCTCTAAAAAAATATTGACCCCATTATATGAGCAATGGATATCAGATAATGAACAATCACCTCTATAA
- a CDS encoding DUF262 domain-containing protein: MSSLHNSEPRVVFMTHLLKQLNLGEIKIPRFQREFVWDWEQQHDLLCSILEGLPIGAILLWETRKSNMKYIENIGPFELKKSNSEHNIFLMDGLQRLTTLFLSIYHPTDQIKNHVESNNYDIYCDLNSSDINNTFFQKKTIQKIHSDQYISPRYMPLSAIMDTKKLLKYQRTIPIEKSKWLDRSDDIVSAFISYKLPVVPLETNDQDIVTKSFERINTRGTQMSETHMLNALSYSTDFDLLKVIEGAKENYLINNNDWYDIDNSYLILLIKVFVGFDIYSKRTEELVKKINEDLIVDIFKSLKKLAIFSNENFCINSPNDFPYKLQLITLAQAFRANMKKIDDETLKAWFTFTTYTGAFGTTARNSSNAINDFQILLKTGTLNWTLNSSINVEKWTKNINYKTARVKAWSLSLSIRLDELKGNSENQISLIESRGKILRKIKHPTIETKKIHRSGLYFISRNNKAIDINNISENELESNFLDDELINIFNDGKIDLFCDIREEKIYQWEIENLVKPASELLNIKYDTKNK, encoded by the coding sequence ATGAGCTCTCTACATAATTCAGAACCGAGAGTTGTCTTTATGACTCATTTACTAAAACAGTTAAACTTAGGTGAAATTAAAATACCTAGATTCCAACGTGAGTTTGTATGGGATTGGGAGCAGCAGCACGACCTTTTATGTAGCATATTGGAAGGCCTACCTATTGGTGCAATATTGCTATGGGAAACAAGAAAAAGCAATATGAAATATATTGAAAACATAGGCCCTTTTGAATTAAAAAAATCAAACTCCGAACATAATATTTTTCTTATGGATGGATTACAAAGATTAACCACCTTATTTTTATCTATTTATCATCCCACAGATCAAATAAAAAACCATGTGGAATCTAACAATTATGATATTTATTGTGATTTAAATTCCAGCGATATAAATAATACATTCTTTCAAAAAAAGACAATCCAAAAAATACATAGCGATCAATATATAAGCCCAAGATATATGCCTTTAAGCGCTATAATGGACACAAAAAAACTCCTTAAATACCAGAGAACAATCCCCATAGAAAAATCAAAATGGCTTGATAGATCTGATGATATAGTTTCAGCATTCATTAGTTATAAGCTCCCTGTAGTCCCTCTTGAAACTAATGATCAAGACATCGTAACAAAAAGCTTCGAACGTATAAACACTCGCGGAACGCAAATGTCCGAAACTCATATGTTAAATGCATTAAGCTATTCCACAGACTTTGATTTATTAAAAGTAATTGAAGGTGCCAAGGAAAATTACTTAATAAATAATAATGATTGGTATGATATAGATAACAGTTATTTAATATTGTTAATAAAGGTCTTTGTGGGATTTGATATATACAGCAAAAGAACTGAAGAATTAGTGAAAAAAATAAACGAAGACCTTATAGTTGATATTTTTAAATCGCTAAAAAAACTAGCTATTTTTTCCAACGAAAATTTTTGCATCAACAGTCCAAACGACTTCCCATATAAGTTACAGCTTATAACTTTAGCCCAAGCTTTCAGAGCAAACATGAAAAAAATAGATGATGAAACACTCAAAGCTTGGTTTACATTTACGACTTATACTGGCGCATTTGGAACTACAGCAAGGAACTCCTCAAATGCTATTAATGATTTTCAGATCTTATTAAAAACTGGGACACTTAACTGGACTTTGAACTCATCAATAAATGTTGAAAAATGGACTAAAAACATTAATTATAAAACAGCTCGAGTAAAAGCTTGGAGCCTTTCACTTTCTATAAGGCTTGATGAATTAAAAGGTAATTCTGAAAACCAAATATCTTTGATAGAAAGCAGAGGAAAAATATTAAGGAAAATAAAACACCCAACAATAGAAACAAAAAAAATCCACCGTAGTGGTTTATACTTCATATCTAGAAACAACAAAGCCATAGACATAAATAACATATCTGAAAATGAATTAGAAAGTAATTTCCTAGATGATGAATTAATAAATATTTTCAATGATGGAAAAATTGATTTATTTTGTGATATTAGAGAAGAAAAAATCTATCAATGGGAAATCGAAAATTTAGTAAAACCAGCTTCGGAATTACTAAATATAAAATATGACACGAAAAATAAATGA
- a CDS encoding AAA family ATPase, protein MSKIKSITVENYKAFRGKHIIPINNLTLIFGYNNTGKSALLRAFPLLSSSFRKTSSYFTPSYLDYSCKSLRGGLHENILFNGENRLGFGVDWEEGSCINFSLQQIGDQPERMTDLTLKSKSLIKQYVRSLEEENKLENKSEPNEVIDFYNFRCPEEFLGLDKLISNFSNSLHWVSSVRAFPPRYFNIGLGVPLYLSPDGQGIGPILWNLAENKSKSINRINMWLNSVCGRELDFSAIHNSKNGLRTVGLETIMTAPTIIKEDENDFSPTRIAILDSGEGIAQALPVVMLCAMAAEGELGEFPVVTIEQPELHLHPQATVELANFLVKCSKDNPSASYIFETHSESFLKAIQLAIIKKEFSKDDFSCIWIKKTQYTSELKKIDIDDNGYLSNDWPNNVFKETIHQSKKIIQSRLEI, encoded by the coding sequence GTGAGTAAAATAAAATCTATTACCGTAGAAAATTACAAAGCATTTAGAGGGAAACATATTATCCCCATTAATAACCTGACACTCATATTTGGCTATAACAACACAGGGAAAAGTGCGCTATTAAGAGCTTTTCCACTTTTATCATCAAGTTTCAGGAAAACTAGTAGTTATTTTACCCCAAGCTATTTAGATTATTCATGTAAATCATTAAGAGGAGGACTACACGAAAATATTCTGTTTAATGGAGAAAATCGGCTTGGATTTGGTGTAGATTGGGAGGAAGGCAGTTGTATAAACTTTTCTCTACAACAAATAGGCGACCAACCTGAAAGAATGACTGATTTAACTTTAAAGTCTAAATCTTTAATTAAACAGTATGTACGCTCTCTTGAAGAAGAGAATAAATTAGAAAATAAATCAGAACCAAATGAAGTCATCGACTTTTACAACTTTCGCTGCCCTGAAGAGTTTTTGGGATTAGACAAGTTAATTTCTAATTTTTCAAATTCATTGCACTGGGTATCCTCAGTTAGAGCTTTTCCCCCTAGGTATTTTAATATAGGTCTAGGTGTCCCCTTATATTTAAGTCCCGATGGGCAAGGTATTGGACCAATCCTATGGAATTTAGCTGAAAACAAATCAAAATCAATAAATAGAATTAATATGTGGTTAAATTCCGTATGTGGAAGAGAATTAGACTTTAGCGCTATTCATAATTCTAAGAATGGCTTGAGAACTGTCGGATTAGAAACTATTATGACAGCTCCAACGATAATTAAAGAAGATGAAAATGATTTTTCTCCTACTAGAATAGCAATTCTTGATTCAGGAGAAGGTATAGCTCAGGCTCTACCTGTAGTCATGTTGTGCGCTATGGCTGCTGAAGGAGAATTGGGAGAATTCCCAGTAGTTACGATCGAACAACCTGAGCTACACTTACATCCGCAAGCAACGGTTGAATTAGCCAACTTTCTTGTTAAATGCTCTAAAGATAATCCTTCTGCTTCATATATTTTTGAAACACACTCTGAGAGTTTTTTAAAAGCGATACAGTTGGCAATCATAAAAAAGGAATTTTCGAAAGATGATTTTTCATGTATCTGGATTAAAAAGACACAATATACATCAGAATTAAAGAAAATAGACATTGATGATAATGGATATTTATCCAACGACTGGCCAAATAACGTGTTCAAAGAAACTATACATCAGTCAAAAAAAATCATACAAAGCCGCTTAGAAATTTAA
- the polA gene encoding DNA polymerase I, whose translation MILVDGSSYLYRAFHAIPPLTTSEGQPTNAARGVISMIRSLIKTYPNSPIVVIFDAKGKTFRDDIYSDYKAQRPPMPDELRLQIEPIHRMIDAMGLPLVIIEGVEADDVIGTIAKQVGETGRDVIVSTGDKDMAQLVTDKVTLVNTMTDTVMDIQGVKDKFGIPPELIIDYLALMGDKVDNIPGVPGVGEKTALALLQGLGSLKDIYNRLDEIAALGFRGSKTMKQKMADNQEMAELSYVLATIKCDVELPFNALELQNKQIDKDALREWFTKLEFKTWLKDLDKAPSIDGPNDTASNLDGQATASKSDIEVQYDTLLDQASFTKWFEQIQQADLVAFDTETTSLNYMAAELVGLSFSTEVGKAAYVPLAHDYEDAPEQLDRDWVLEQLKPWLEDETAAKVGQHLKYDANVLNNYGIALRGIVYDTMLESYVFNSVSSRHDMGSLAEKFLDHKCVSFEDIAGKGAKQKTFNQIDLEQAAFYAAEDADITLRLHQAIWPQLEKTPELVSIFKDIECPLVPVLAKMEQTGALIDPELLHAQSSEIAAKLQELEIKAHEAAGESFNLSSPKQLQVILFEKLELPIIKKTPKGQPSTAEPILQELAENYELPRIIMEHRSLSKLKSTYTDKLPEMLQKTGRIHTSYHQAVTATGRLSSTDPNLQNIPIRTAEGRRIRQAFIAPEGYKLVAADYSQIELRIMAHLSQDQGLLDAFANNADVHRATAAEVFETTPEEVTTEQRRRAKAINFGLIYGMSAFGLAKQLGIARPEAQKYVQRYFERYPGVRTYMDNTRENAKEKGFVETIYGRRLYLPDIKAKNAMMRQAAERTAINAPMQGSAADIIKRAMIKMHHWLADTDLDVRMIMQVHDELIFEVAEKDLDAAQAKIVDIMQNSSKIDVPLLVEAGVGDNWDEAH comes from the coding sequence ATGATTTTAGTGGATGGCTCGTCCTACCTATATCGAGCTTTTCATGCCATCCCACCACTCACGACCAGCGAAGGGCAACCAACCAATGCGGCTCGTGGTGTGATCAGCATGATTCGTAGCCTTATTAAAACCTACCCAAATTCCCCCATCGTAGTGATCTTTGACGCCAAAGGAAAAACCTTCCGCGACGACATCTACAGTGATTACAAAGCACAACGTCCCCCTATGCCAGATGAATTGCGTCTTCAAATTGAACCCATTCATCGCATGATTGACGCCATGGGCTTACCTTTAGTGATTATTGAAGGGGTAGAAGCCGACGATGTCATTGGCACCATCGCCAAACAAGTCGGTGAAACGGGTCGTGATGTGATCGTTTCCACCGGCGATAAAGACATGGCGCAATTGGTGACCGACAAAGTGACCTTGGTAAATACCATGACGGACACCGTGATGGATATTCAGGGCGTGAAAGATAAGTTTGGTATTCCGCCTGAGCTAATTATCGATTACTTGGCGCTGATGGGTGACAAAGTCGACAACATTCCTGGCGTACCGGGCGTGGGTGAAAAAACGGCACTCGCACTATTGCAAGGACTAGGCAGCTTAAAAGACATCTACAATCGCTTAGACGAGATCGCCGCCCTTGGCTTCCGTGGCTCTAAAACCATGAAGCAAAAAATGGCCGACAATCAAGAAATGGCGGAGCTGTCTTACGTCTTGGCCACCATCAAGTGTGACGTTGAACTGCCATTCAATGCATTGGAACTGCAAAACAAGCAAATAGACAAAGACGCCTTACGTGAGTGGTTTACCAAGCTAGAATTCAAAACTTGGCTGAAGGACTTAGACAAAGCACCAAGCATCGATGGCCCTAATGACACTGCAAGCAATTTGGATGGACAAGCCACCGCCAGCAAGTCTGACATTGAAGTGCAATACGACACTCTCTTAGATCAAGCAAGCTTCACCAAATGGTTCGAACAAATCCAACAAGCCGACTTGGTAGCCTTTGATACCGAGACCACCAGCTTAAATTACATGGCAGCAGAACTGGTGGGCTTGTCGTTTTCCACCGAAGTAGGCAAAGCAGCTTATGTCCCCCTTGCTCACGACTATGAAGATGCGCCAGAACAACTGGATCGCGATTGGGTATTAGAACAACTCAAACCTTGGTTGGAAGACGAGACGGCGGCAAAAGTCGGTCAGCATCTAAAATACGACGCCAATGTGTTGAACAATTACGGCATCGCCTTACGAGGTATTGTTTACGACACCATGTTGGAGTCTTATGTCTTTAACTCGGTCAGCTCGCGCCATGACATGGGCAGCTTGGCGGAAAAATTCCTTGACCATAAATGCGTCAGCTTTGAAGACATTGCCGGTAAAGGCGCGAAGCAAAAAACCTTCAATCAGATCGACTTAGAACAAGCTGCTTTTTATGCCGCAGAAGACGCCGACATTACCTTGCGCTTGCATCAAGCCATTTGGCCACAGTTAGAAAAGACACCTGAGTTAGTGAGCATATTCAAAGACATTGAATGTCCGTTGGTGCCCGTGTTGGCAAAAATGGAACAAACCGGCGCACTGATTGACCCTGAATTATTGCATGCGCAAAGTAGTGAAATCGCCGCCAAGCTGCAAGAACTGGAAATTAAAGCTCATGAAGCAGCAGGGGAAAGCTTTAATCTAAGCTCACCGAAACAGTTACAAGTCATACTGTTTGAAAAGCTGGAACTGCCCATCATCAAGAAAACGCCTAAAGGCCAGCCTTCCACCGCCGAACCGATTTTGCAAGAACTGGCCGAAAACTACGAACTGCCTCGCATCATCATGGAACACCGTAGTTTGTCGAAACTTAAGTCCACTTACACCGACAAGCTGCCGGAAATGTTGCAAAAAACAGGACGCATTCATACCTCGTATCATCAAGCGGTAACCGCCACTGGTCGTTTATCGTCGACGGATCCGAACTTGCAGAACATCCCAATTCGTACCGCAGAAGGCCGCCGTATTCGCCAAGCCTTTATTGCACCAGAAGGTTACAAACTGGTCGCCGCCGACTACTCGCAAATCGAACTGCGCATTATGGCTCACTTGTCACAAGACCAAGGCTTGCTGGATGCCTTCGCCAACAATGCCGACGTACACAGAGCCACCGCCGCAGAAGTGTTTGAAACTACACCAGAGGAAGTCACCACAGAGCAACGTCGTCGTGCAAAAGCCATCAACTTTGGTTTGATTTACGGCATGTCAGCCTTTGGTTTAGCCAAACAGCTCGGCATCGCCCGTCCTGAAGCGCAAAAATACGTACAACGCTATTTTGAACGCTACCCAGGCGTCCGCACCTACATGGACAACACTCGTGAAAATGCCAAAGAGAAAGGTTTCGTTGAAACCATTTACGGCCGTCGTTTGTACTTGCCTGACATCAAAGCAAAAAACGCCATGATGCGCCAAGCTGCCGAACGCACCGCGATCAACGCGCCGATGCAAGGCTCCGCCGCCGACATCATCAAACGCGCCATGATCAAAATGCACCACTGGCTCGCCGACACCGACCTTGATGTGCGCATGATCATGCAAGTACACGATGAATTAATCTTTGAAGTGGCTGAAAAAGACCTAGACGCCGCGCAAGCCAAGATCGTCGACATCATGCAGAACAGCAGCAAAATCGACGTGCCTTTGCTGGTAGAGGCAGGCGTGGGAGATAATTGGGACGAGGCGCATTAA
- a CDS encoding GGDEF domain-containing protein, which produces MRLQNDEEQITISALQRLLWASFFSSLMYAAFFHFFPTPLITDSLIPTLISGLFLALLAFLNQDPHNRISKVITIYVVLTLSAFIPATWIHVWLAWQGEQHRLIDFYPPISGVIIAILTLGLTILPKEFKKYIVLSWACTAIPLVHYLVLHPLELHTRHSYELLGLWGPGCLLLYMVAPYQKSIRNHMLRVATDLQRSELEADRDFLTDTYNRRGLQNWLAQLKHDDLISLALIDVDHFKRVNDTYGHDMGDQVLVEFASRLRTIYRGSHIIGRWGGEEFIAVFINPDSGSMAHIADQFQIKLSQLPYQDVGQITACVGMSHIAHHEHFLALINQADKALYHAKHNGRNQAVLFSDIEKTIKPHASHH; this is translated from the coding sequence ATGCGATTACAAAACGACGAAGAACAAATCACCATCTCTGCTTTACAAAGGCTATTGTGGGCTTCTTTTTTTAGCAGTCTAATGTATGCGGCGTTTTTCCATTTTTTTCCCACACCTTTAATTACAGATTCCCTCATTCCTACCCTTATCAGTGGATTGTTCTTAGCCTTGCTGGCCTTTCTCAATCAAGATCCACACAACCGAATCAGCAAGGTCATCACCATCTATGTTGTGCTGACCTTATCTGCGTTTATACCGGCCACCTGGATACACGTTTGGCTCGCTTGGCAAGGGGAACAACACAGGCTAATCGATTTTTACCCCCCCATCTCAGGGGTCATCATTGCAATACTGACTCTCGGTTTGACCATTTTGCCCAAAGAGTTCAAAAAATACATTGTCTTAAGCTGGGCCTGTACCGCCATCCCCTTGGTGCACTATCTCGTTTTGCACCCACTGGAACTGCACACGAGGCACAGCTATGAATTACTTGGCCTCTGGGGGCCAGGCTGCCTGTTGCTCTATATGGTGGCGCCCTATCAAAAAAGCATTCGCAATCATATGCTCCGAGTCGCAACAGATTTACAGCGCTCAGAGCTTGAAGCAGACCGAGATTTTTTAACTGATACTTATAACCGACGAGGCCTTCAGAATTGGCTTGCACAACTTAAACACGATGATTTAATCAGTCTGGCATTAATCGACGTTGATCACTTCAAACGAGTGAACGATACCTATGGACACGACATGGGCGATCAAGTGTTGGTCGAATTCGCGTCTCGCTTACGAACCATTTACCGAGGCTCCCATATCATCGGTCGATGGGGTGGGGAAGAGTTCATCGCGGTATTTATTAACCCAGATTCAGGCTCAATGGCTCACATTGCCGATCAATTCCAAATCAAATTAAGCCAATTGCCTTATCAGGATGTCGGACAAATCACCGCTTGTGTGGGGATGTCACACATTGCTCATCACGAGCACTTTCTTGCTCTCATCAATCAAGCCGATAAAGCCTTGTATCACGCCAAACATAATGGCCGCAACCAAGCCGTTCTATTCTCTGATATTGAAAAGACTATAAAGCCACACGCTAGCCACCACTAA